One genomic region from Capra hircus breed San Clemente chromosome 6, ASM170441v1, whole genome shotgun sequence encodes:
- the TLR1 gene encoding toll-like receptor 1 (The RefSeq protein has 14 substitutions, 2 frameshifts, 1 non-frameshifting indel and aligns at 99% coverage compared to this genomic sequence): MPDILSLSKLKILIISHNRIQYLDGVFKFNHRLEYLDLSHNNLEKISCHPTLNLKHLDLSFNAFDALPICQEFGNMSQLEFLGLSATQLQKSSVQSITRLHISKVLLVLGDTYGEREDAESLQDLKTQSLHVVFPTGKEFHFNLDVSVSTTVSLELSNIKCVLDDNGCSYFENVLSKLQKNSRLSNLTLNNIEITWNSFITILQLVWRTNIEYFSISNVKLQGYLDSRDFDYSDTSLKALSIHKVVHDVFSLPQGHVYKILSNMNIQHLTVSAAHMVHMVCPSQISPFLYLNFSSNLLTDTVFKNCTNLANLKTLILQKNQLKELINIVHMTQEMKSLQQLDVSQNSLAYDESEGNCPWARNLLSLNMSSNILTDSVFSCLPPQIKVLDLHNNRIRSIPKDVTGLETLQELNLASNSLAHLPGCGILSSLSILIIDYNSISSPSADFFQSCQKIRSLKAGNNPFQCSCELREFIQSVGQVSSDVVEGWPESYKCEYPESYKGTPLKDFHVSELSCNKALLIVTIVVPGLVLAVAVNALCIYLELPWYLRMVCKGAQTRGRARNVPLEERQRTLQFHAFISYPWHDSAWVKNELFPNLEKEDIRICLHERNFVAGKSIVENIINCIEKSYKSIFVLSPNFVQSEWCHYELYFAHHNLFHEGSDNLILILLEPIPQYSIPSSYHKLRALMAQRTYLEWPKEKSKHGLFWANLRASINIKLMGKAAEVRYTEI, encoded by the exons GCCTGACATCCTCTCACTATCAAAGCTGAAGATTTTGATAATTTCTCATAATAGAATCCAGTATCTTGACTTGAGTGTTTTTAAATTCAACCAGGAACTGGAATACTTGGATTTGTCCCACAACAATTTGGAGAAGATTTCTTGCCACCCTACTCTGAACCTCAAGCACTTAGACCTCTCATTTAATGCATTTGATGCCCTGCCCATATGCCAAGAGTTTGGCAACATGTCTCAACTAGAATTTCTGGGGTTGAGTGCCACACAGTTACAAAAATCCAGTGTGCAGTCAATCACTCGTTTGCACATCAGCAAGGTTTTATTGGTCTTAGGAGATACTTATGGGGAAAGAGAAGATGCTGAGAGCCTTCAAGACCTTAAGACACAGAGCCTGCACGTTGTTTTCCCCACAGGAAAGGAATTCCATTTTAATTTGGACGTGTCAGTCAGCACCACAGTGAGTCTGGAACTGTCTAATATCAAATGTGTGCTTGATGATAATGGGTGTTCTTATTTCGAAAATGTTCTGTCCAAACTTCAAAAGAACTCAAGGTTATCAAATCTTACTTTAAACAACATTGAAATAACTTGGAATTCCTTCATTACGATCCTCCAGTTGGTTTGGCGTACAAACATTGagtatttttccatttcaaatgTGAAACTACAAGGTTACCTTGACTCTAGAGATTTTGATTATTCTGACACTTCACTGAAGGCCTTGTCTATACACAAAGTTGTCCATGATGTGTTCAGTCTTCCACAAGGTCATGTCTATAAAATATTGTCAAATATGAACATCCAACATCTCACAGTGTCTGCTGCGCACATGGTCCACATGGTCTGCCCGTCCCAAATTAGCCCATTTCTGTATTTGAATTTTTCCAGTAATCTCCTAACAGACACAGTTTTCAAAAACTGTACAAATTTGGCTAATTTGAAGACACTTATCTTACAAAAGAATCAATTAAAAGAACTTATAAACATAGTTCATATGACCCAGGAAATGAAGTCTCTACAACAACTGGATGTTAGCCAGAATTCCCTGGCgtatgatgaaagtgaaggaaattGCCCTTGGGCCAGAAATTTATTAAGTTTAAATATGTCTTCAAATATACTTACTGACTCTGTTTTCAGTTGTTTACCTCCTCAGATCAAGGTTCTTGATCTTCACAATAACAGAATAAGGAGCATCCCTAAAGATGTCACTGGTCTAGAAACCTTGCAAGAACTCAACCTTGCTTCCAATTCTTTAGCCCACCTTCCTGGATGTGGTATCCTTAGCAGCCTTTCCATACTGATCATTGACTATAATTCAATTTCCAGTCCATCAGCTGATTTCTTCCAGAGCTGCCAGAAGATTAGGTCCCTCAAAGCAGGGAACAATCCATTCCAATGTTCCTGTGAGCTAAGAGAGTTTATCCAAAGTGTAGGCCAAGTATCAAGTGACGTGGTAGAGGGCTGGCCTGAGTCTTATAAGTGTGACTATCCGGAAAGCTACAAGGGAACCCCTCTGAAGGACTTCCACGTATCTGAGCTATCCTGCAACACAGCTCTGCTGATTGTCACCATTGTGGTCCCTGGGCTGGTGCTGGCTGTTGCTGTGACTGTCCTCTGTATCTACCTGGATCTGCCCTGGTACCTCAGGATGGTGTGTCAGTGGACGCAGACCCGGCGCAGGGCCAGGAATGTACCCTTGGAAGAACGCCAAAGAACTCTCCAGTTCCATGCTTTTATTTCA CAGTGG CACGATTCTGCCTGGGTGAAGAATGAATTAATACCAAAcctagaaaaagaagatataaggATTTGTCTCCATGAGAGAAACTTTGTTGCTGGCAAGAGCATCGTGGAAAATATCATCAACTGCATTGAGAAAAGTTACAAGTCCATTTTTGTCTTGTCTCCCAACTTTGTCCAGAGCGAGTGGTGCCATTATGAACTCTACTTTGCCCACCACAATCTCTTCCATGAAGGATCTGATAACTTAATCCTGATCTTGCTGGAACCCATTCCACAATATTCCATTCCTAGCAGCTACCACAAGCTAAGAGCTCTCATGGCACAGAGAACTTATTTGGAATGGCCCAAGGAGAAGAGTAAACACGGACTTTTCTGGGCTAACCTAAGAGCATCCATTAATATTAAACTGATGGGAAAAGCAGCAGAAGTACGTTACACAGAGATTTAA